The region GACGTTGCGGGCGCGCAAACCGCGGCCGGCGAAGCCCCTGGCGGTGATGTTTCCGGATCTCGATGCGCTGGAACATTGTGTCGAATTACACCCCGACGAACGCGAGCTGCTGTGCAGTCCGATGCGGCCGATCGTGCTGGTGCGCAAACGCGCCGGCTGCGCACTCGTCGCCGACATCGCGCCGCAGCTCAACGAGATCGGTGTACTGCTGCCCTACGCGCCGCTGCAGCACCTGTTGTGCCGCGCCTTCGCGGCGCCACTGGTGATGACCTCGGGCAATCTCAGTGGCGAGCCGGTGCTCACCGACAACACCGAGGCACAGGCGCGTCTTGCCCAGGTCGCCGCTGCCTTCCTGCACCACGACCGGCCGATCGTGCGGCCCGCCGATGATCCGGTGTTCCGCCGCATCGCCGGCCGACCGCGGCCCGTGCGCCTGGGACGCGGCTGCGCGCCGCTGGAGCTGCAACTGCCGCGCACACTCGCGGAGCCGGTACTGGCCGTGGGTGGTCATCTCAAACTGACCGTCTGTCTGGCCTGGGACGAGCGTGCGGTGCTCTCGCCGCACATCGGTGACCTGGGCACGCCGCGCGGCCTGGCCGTCTTCGAACAGGTGGCCGCCGACCTGCAGCGCCTCTACGGCATCCAGGCCGCGCGCATCGTCCACGATGCCCATCCTGGTTACACCACGACACGCTGGGCGCAGGCGCAGGCGCTTCCCTGTACTCCGGTCTGGCATCACCATGCCCACGCTTCGGCGCTCGCCGGCGAGTTCGAAACCGCGGGTGATCCTGACACGGGCTGGCTGATGTTCACCTGGGACGGCACGGGCTATGGCGCAGACGGCACGCTCTGGGGCGGCGAGACGCTGCACGGTCGTCCGGGTGACTGGCACCGTGTGGCGCGGCTGCGGCCGTTCCGCCTGCCGGGCGGCGACCAGGCCGGACGCGAACCCTGGCGCAGCGCCGCGGCCGTGTGTTGGGAAACCGATACGCCCTTTCAGCCCCCGTACGCCGACGGTGAACTGCTGCACCGGGCCTGGGAGCGGGGTCTCAACGCACCGCCAAGCAGCGCCGCGGGGCGCCTGTTCGACGCCGCCGCGAGCCTGACCGGCATCCTGCAGCGCGGCAGCTTCGAGGGCCAGGGTCCCATGTACCTGGAGGCGCTCGCCACCGGCGTGGACGGCGCGGCCATCGAAGTGCCGCTGGAACGGACGGACGATGGTCTGTGGCAGACCGACTGGGCACCGCTGCTCGCCCGCCTGCGCGACCCGGTCCGGCCCGTCGCGCAGCGCGCCGCAGACTTCCACGCGAGCCTGGCACGTGCTATCCGCCGCCAGGCCGAACGGCTCGCCCGGGAACACGCCTTCACCCGGGTCGGCCTGACCGGCGGCGTGTTTCAGAACGCCCTGCTGGCCGAACTCACCTGCGCCGAACTCCACACGGCCGGTTTTCGGGTAGAGTTGCCCGGCCGCATCCCCTGCAACGACGCCGGCATCAGCTTCGGGCAGGTGATGGAGGTGCTGTCTGTCGACGCGCAATGATGTCGATGCTAAGGCGCACAAAGATACCCATGAGAGAATATGAAAAGAAAAATTTTCCTGTTGGCGGCAAGAAAGAAAATTCATATCTTCACCCACTGCCATCCCATAGCTATTACCCTGAAAAACTCATTTGCCACGGAAGCACACGGAATAACACTGAGGAATCTCTGATTAATTCGTCGTACCGTCATTGCGAGCGAAGCCCTGTCCCAGCGCCTGGTCGGTGGCGTGGGCGATTGTGTGAAGCCTGTGGCCTTGTCCGTGTTTTTCCGTGTGCTTCCGTGGCAAATGCGGCTTTTGGGTTTATGGGACCGTCGTGATCTCCGCCTCATATTTTCCTTCGCGTACCTTCGGCACCTTCGTGTCGGAAGCTCTTGATACATGAATCCAGCAGCCCAGAACCGGAGCACCGCATGTCCACACCGCTGACCGATACCCACATCGCCCTCGCCCACGGCAACGGTGGACGCTACATGCGCGAGCTGATCGAGGGTGTCTTTGCACGGCACCTCGGCAATCCGTCGCTGGACACCCAGGCGGATGCGGTAACGCTGACACTGGAGGCGCGCGAACTGCTGTTCACCACCGATGGTTTCACGGTGCAGCCATTGGAGTTTCCTGGCGGCGATATCGGCTCACTGGCGGTGCACGGTACCACCAACGACCTGGCGGTGGCCGGGGCGGTGCCGCGCTATCTCAGCCTCAACGCCTTCATCGAGGAAGGCCTGGAGATCGCGGTGCTGGACCGCGTCGTCGCCAGCCTGGCGCGCGCGGCGCAGGAGCTCGGTGTGCGCGTGGCCGCCGGCGATACCAAGGTCGTGCGCCGCGGTGAGGGTGGCGGACTGTATCTGGCCACCACCGGCATCGGCACGCGCCTGCCCGGGCCGCTGCTGGGACTGAACCAGATCCGCGACGGCGACGCGATCCTGGTCAGCGGACCGGTCGGCGATCACGGCATTGCGGTGATGCTGGCACGCGAGCAGTTCGGCCTGCGCGGCGACCTGCGCTCGGACGCCGCCAGCGTGCTGCCGCTGACACGCGCGCTGCTGGAGTTCTCTGGCCTGCGCTTCATGCGCGACCCGACCCGCGGCGGCCTGGCCACGGTGTGCCACGAAATCCAGCACGCCACCGGCATGGGCCTGCACCTGCAGGCGCGGCAGATCCCGATCCGCGACCCGGTACAGTCCGTCTGCGACATGCTCGGCTACGATCCCCTGTTCCTCGCCTGCGAAGGTCGCGTGGTGGCGGTCATCTCCGCCGACCAGGCCGAGGCCGCGGCCCAGATGCTGCGGCGACTTCCGGGTGGCGAGCAGGCACAGGTCATCGGGCGCATCGAGACGGGCGTTCGACAGGTGGTGCTGCATACGGAACTCGGCGGCCAGCGCATCCTCGACGAACTCGAAGACGACCCCCTGCCGCGCATCTGCTGACCAGCTCCTGGGCTGCCCGTGCCGGCGGCGCGTGCGTGCCCGGCGGTCAATCCAGACAAATGACACGCTGCACGTCAAAACATCCTGCACCCGTCCGCACACCGTCAGAAAGACCGTGATCAACACCGTCTTTATTGATCGGCATCAATGTGATGGATAGGGGGCCGCTTACCATGTGCGCAGCATCGGCGGGACCGTAGCGATGCAATCGCGTCTGCGTCACGACGCCCGGGCCTGTAGAGGACACTTGTTTGGGTACGACCGATCAGCGCAGGCCAGACACATCGAAGGGCCACGGGCAGCCGGTCGCAGGCCCCGCCCTCCCGCGCCTGCTCGCCGCCCTGCAGCGGCCGGACGGCTTCCCGCATCCCGTGGACGGCTTTACGCTCCTGGAGACCCACATCTCCTTCGTCCTGCTGACCGGCACCTATGCCTACAAGTTCAAGAAGCCGGTCGACCTGGGCTTCCTGGACTTCAGCACCCTGGAGAAGCGGCGCTTCTACTGTCACGAAGAACTGCGCCTCAACCGGCGTCTCGCCCCGGAACTGTACGAGGCCGTGGTCGCCATCACCGGCACCCCGGAGCACCCGGTCCTGGACGGAGAGGGCCCCGCCATCGAATACGCCGTGCGCATGCGCCAGTTCGCCGTGGATGCCCGCCTGGACCTCGTCTCCGACCGCGGCGGGCTCGGCGAAAACCACATCGATCAGCTGGCGACCGACGTCGCGGCCTTTCACC is a window of Gammaproteobacteria bacterium DNA encoding:
- the hypE gene encoding hydrogenase expression/formation protein HypE, which translates into the protein MTDTHIALAHGNGGRYMRELIEGVFARHLGNPSLDTQADAVTLTLEARELLFTTDGFTVQPLEFPGGDIGSLAVHGTTNDLAVAGAVPRYLSLNAFIEEGLEIAVLDRVVASLARAAQELGVRVAAGDTKVVRRGEGGGLYLATTGIGTRLPGPLLGLNQIRDGDAILVSGPVGDHGIAVMLAREQFGLRGDLRSDAASVLPLTRALLEFSGLRFMRDPTRGGLATVCHEIQHATGMGLHLQARQIPIRDPVQSVCDMLGYDPLFLACEGRVVAVISADQAEAAAQMLRRLPGGEQAQVIGRIETGVRQVVLHTELGGQRILDELEDDPLPRIC
- the hypF gene encoding carbamoyltransferase HypF, with amino-acid sequence MAGRYHTRRVPPALRAFSPHPPAGGHPFPTAIDTGHCIRAQGCAIPVLWIRVPPPEPCVPTRLQSPTDPPDQRSALAARRWTLTGRVQGVGFRPFVYRLAQALGVSGWVRNRLGEVEIFAEARAELLDRFAAALITQAPPLAQPRIATVAVAEPCGLSGFAIHASAATARPHIHVPPDYFACADCLREVDDPEDRRFRYPFTNCTQCGPRYTLIERLPYDRPNTSMAGFPLCPDCAREYHDPLDRRFHAEPSACPACGPRLSFNGAAGTLQGNAAALDATLAALRAGRTVAIKGVGGYHLVCDAGNAAAVATLRARKPRPAKPLAVMFPDLDALEHCVELHPDERELLCSPMRPIVLVRKRAGCALVADIAPQLNEIGVLLPYAPLQHLLCRAFAAPLVMTSGNLSGEPVLTDNTEAQARLAQVAAAFLHHDRPIVRPADDPVFRRIAGRPRPVRLGRGCAPLELQLPRTLAEPVLAVGGHLKLTVCLAWDERAVLSPHIGDLGTPRGLAVFEQVAADLQRLYGIQAARIVHDAHPGYTTTRWAQAQALPCTPVWHHHAHASALAGEFETAGDPDTGWLMFTWDGTGYGADGTLWGGETLHGRPGDWHRVARLRPFRLPGGDQAGREPWRSAAAVCWETDTPFQPPYADGELLHRAWERGLNAPPSSAAGRLFDAAASLTGILQRGSFEGQGPMYLEALATGVDGAAIEVPLERTDDGLWQTDWAPLLARLRDPVRPVAQRAADFHASLARAIRRQAERLAREHAFTRVGLTGGVFQNALLAELTCAELHTAGFRVELPGRIPCNDAGISFGQVMEVLSVDAQ